In Bacteroidales bacterium, a genomic segment contains:
- a CDS encoding SpoIIE family protein phosphatase yields the protein MKTRLYLLTFVLVAVVIIGFGYAGMTLSLNYMQQKYIELQLDINKRQAENMAAFLENQLKNGSSKQEVRDNLQTALVGSDAEKGFLCMFDKYDAEMICHPDENQIGMKLPASMSFENAETGETDKTRNVILEGLATGGLFHKENGTDIAYMVPVKGTGWMISAHENIENIRAEIMSQKEMFLLGFLVISIVSAIVATLMARLVGRRYEKKIEEQNILLENTNEELNTTNNELHAKHKEISLQKKVIEDQHEQVKEKNEELKSINEELTQKNHEINLQKTIIEDQHDHVKKQNEQISEQNEQIKSSILYARRIQEALLPPNSQIQEVINEHFIIFKPKDIVSGDFYWFKKINNNIVFAAADSTGHGVPGAFMSMLGIAFMNEIVTEDFHSSASCSASTILDDLREKVKNTLHQTGEDDQTKDGMDMALILLNTENLVMQFAGAYNPLYIVRNNKLTEVPADKMPVGVYLKDSETFTNKKAQLQKGDILYMFSDGYYDQFGGDNGRKFMKKRFRELLEEVSDKNMNEQKQVLENTLAEWQGKHEQADDILVIGIKI from the coding sequence ATGAAAACCAGACTTTATCTGTTAACCTTTGTCCTTGTTGCTGTTGTAATTATCGGTTTCGGATATGCCGGAATGACTTTGTCATTAAATTATATGCAACAAAAGTATATAGAGTTACAACTTGATATTAATAAAAGGCAAGCAGAAAATATGGCTGCTTTTCTTGAAAATCAACTTAAAAACGGCAGCTCAAAGCAAGAAGTCAGAGATAATTTGCAAACTGCTCTCGTAGGTTCAGATGCTGAAAAAGGTTTTTTATGTATGTTTGATAAATATGATGCAGAAATGATTTGTCATCCTGACGAAAACCAAATAGGAATGAAACTTCCTGCAAGCATGAGTTTTGAAAATGCAGAAACAGGTGAAACTGACAAAACAAGAAATGTTATTTTGGAAGGTCTTGCAACAGGAGGTTTATTCCATAAAGAAAACGGAACTGATATTGCTTATATGGTTCCCGTAAAAGGAACGGGGTGGATGATTTCGGCACATGAAAACATAGAAAACATCAGGGCTGAAATAATGAGCCAAAAAGAAATGTTTCTTTTGGGTTTTCTCGTGATAAGTATAGTTTCTGCAATAGTTGCAACTTTAATGGCAAGACTTGTGGGAAGAAGGTATGAGAAAAAAATTGAAGAACAAAACATATTATTAGAAAATACCAATGAAGAATTAAACACAACAAATAATGAACTTCATGCAAAACATAAAGAAATAAGTTTGCAAAAAAAGGTTATTGAAGATCAGCATGAGCAGGTTAAAGAAAAAAATGAAGAGTTAAAATCTATAAATGAAGAATTAACTCAAAAAAATCATGAAATCAACCTACAAAAAACAATAATAGAAGATCAACACGATCATGTTAAAAAACAAAATGAACAAATTTCAGAACAAAATGAACAGATAAAATCAAGTATTCTTTATGCCAGAAGAATACAAGAAGCCCTACTTCCGCCGAATTCTCAGATACAAGAAGTTATTAATGAGCATTTCATTATCTTCAAACCGAAAGATATTGTAAGCGGAGATTTTTATTGGTTTAAAAAAATTAATAACAATATTGTATTTGCAGCTGCAGACTCTACCGGACACGGAGTTCCCGGGGCTTTTATGAGTATGCTCGGAATTGCTTTTATGAATGAAATAGTAACAGAAGATTTTCATAGTTCAGCTTCTTGTTCTGCGTCAACTATTTTGGATGATTTGAGAGAAAAAGTAAAGAACACATTACACCAAACAGGTGAAGATGATCAAACAAAAGACGGAATGGATATGGCTTTAATTTTGTTGAATACGGAAAACCTTGTTATGCAATTTGCAGGTGCATATAATCCTTTGTACATAGTAAGAAACAATAAACTTACCGAAGTTCCGGCAGATAAAATGCCGGTAGGTGTTTATTTAAAAGACAGCGAAACTTTTACAAATAAAAAGGCTCAACTTCAAAAAGGCGATATTTTATATATGTTTTCTGACGGTTATTACGATCAATTCGGCGGAGATAACGGAAGAAAATTTATGAAAAAACGTTTTCGTGAATTATTGGAAGAAGTGTCCGATAAAAATATGAACGAACAAAAACAAGTTTTGGAAAATACATTAGCAGAATGGCAAGGTAAACATGAGCAAGCAGATGATATTTTGGTTATAGGCATAAAAATATAA